Proteins encoded within one genomic window of Balneolaceae bacterium:
- a CDS encoding transposase has translation MSEKFKIFDDNLPYFVTFTVVKWIDLFTRNEYRKVIINNLQYCQKNKGLIIYAYCIMTNHIHLILSSSDESNLSNTIRDFRGFTSKTLLDVIKSNPRESRKKWLLKSFRFEGNKRKSNTTYQLWKRNFHPLELDNHYLIKEKIEYIHQNPVKAGFVFKATDYVFSSASDYSGKQGLINVRNIFE, from the coding sequence ATGAGTGAAAAGTTTAAAATTTTTGATGATAATCTTCCCTATTTCGTCACATTTACAGTTGTGAAATGGATTGATTTATTTACCAGGAATGAATACCGGAAGGTTATAATTAACAATCTTCAATATTGCCAAAAGAATAAAGGATTGATCATTTATGCGTATTGCATCATGACAAATCATATTCATTTAATTTTGAGCTCAAGTGATGAATCAAATCTAAGTAACACGATTCGAGACTTCCGTGGATTCACATCAAAAACACTCTTAGATGTCATCAAAAGCAACCCAAGAGAAAGTCGAAAGAAATGGCTTTTGAAGTCTTTTAGATTTGAAGGGAATAAAAGAAAATCGAATACAACTTATCAACTGTGGAAAAGAAACTTTCATCCACTTGAATTGGATAACCATTATTTGATCAAAGAAAAAATTGAATACATTCATCAAAATCCTGTAAAAGCAGGTTTTGTGTTTAAAGCAACTGATTATGTATTTAGTAGTGCTTCAGATTATTCTGGAAAGCAAGGGTTGATAAATGTTAGAAATATATTCGAGTGA